A region of Ictidomys tridecemlineatus isolate mIctTri1 chromosome 4, mIctTri1.hap1, whole genome shotgun sequence DNA encodes the following proteins:
- the Gpsm1 gene encoding G-protein-signaling modulator 1 isoform X10: MRLLSAASGTWTLPRSRGTRSGRREHCTTWATCTTPRASSCAAALLRTPGTCLQMCVRRCAGPPPSTSERNLSLVKELGDRAAQGRAYGNLGNTHYLLGNFAEATTFHKERLAIAKEFGDKAAERRAYSNLGNAHIFLGRFDVAAEYYKKTLQLSRQLRDQAVEAQACYSLGNTYTLLQDYERAAEYHLRHLLIAQELADRVGEGRACWSLGNTYVSMGSPAQALTFAKKHLQISQEIGDRNGELTARMNVAQLQLALGRLTSPAAAEKPDLAGYEAQGARPKRTQRLSAETWDLLRLPLEREQNGDTHHAGDWRGPGRDSLPLPMRSRKYQEGPDTAERRPRGGSHSPLDSADVRVQVPHTSIPRASSSEEECFFDLLSKFQSSRMEDQRCPLEEGQAGAAEATAAPTLEERVAQPSMTASPQTEEFFDLIASSQSRRLDDQRASVGSLPGLRITHNNVGHLRGDGDPQEPGDEFFNMLIKYQSSRIDDQRCPPPDVLPRGPTMPDEDFFSLIQRVQAKRMDEQRVDLAGSPEQEPSGPPEPRQQCQPGAS, translated from the exons ATGAGGCTGTTGTCTGCTGCCAGCGGCACCTGGACATTGCCCAGGAGCAGGGGGACAAG GTCGGGGAGGCGAGAGCACTGTACAACATGGGCAACGTGTACCACGCCAAGGGCAAGCAGCTGTGCTGCAGCGCTGCTCAGGACCCCGGGCACCTGCCTCCAGATGTGCGTGAGACGCTGCGCAGGGCCTCCGCCTTCTACGAGTGA GAGGAACCTGTCACTGGTGAAGGAGCTGGGTGACCGGGCGGCCCAGGGCCGGGCTTACGGCAACCTGGGCAACACCCACTACCTGCTGGGGAACTTCGCGGAGGCCACAACCTTCCACAAGGAG CGCCTGGCCATCGCGAAGGAGTTTGGGGATAAGGCGGCTGAGAGGAGGGCCTACAGCAACCTAGGCAATGCACACATCTTCCTGGGACGTTTTGATGTGGCCGCTGAGTACTACAA GAAGACCCTGCAGCTGTCCCGGCAGCTCAGGGACCAGGCAGTGGAGGCACAGGCATGCTACAGCCTGGGCAACACGTACACGCTGCTGCAGGACTATGAGCGGGCAGCCGAGTACCACCTGCGGCACCTGCTCATCGCCCAGGAGCTGGCTGACAG AGTGGGCGAGGGCCGTGCGTGCTGGAGTTTGGGCAACACCTACGTGTCCATGGGGAGCCCTGCACAGGCCCTGACCTTCGCTAAGAAGCACCTGCAGATCTCCCAGGAG ATCGGGGACCGAAACGGGGAGCTTACAGCCCGCATGAATGTCGCTCAGCTGCAGCTGGCCCTGGGCAGACTGACCAGCCCAGCAGCTGCAGAGAAGCCTGACCTGGCTGGCTATGAGGCACAGG GGGCCAGGCCCAAGAGGACCCAGAGGTTGAGTGCAGAGACCTGGGACCTACTGAGACTCCCCCTGGAACGG gaGCAGAATGGAGACACCCACCATGCAGGGGACTGGCGGGGGCCAGGCAGGGACTCACTCCCTCTCCCCATGAGGAGCAGGAAGTACCAGGAAGGGCCAGACACCGCTGAGAGGAGGCCCCGGGGAGGCAGCCACTCCCCACTGGACAGTGCGGACGTCCGAGTGCAGGTACCTCACACG AGCATCCCACGGGCCTCGTCGTCGGAAGAGGAGTGCTTCTTTGACCTGCTGAGCAAGTTCCAGAGCAGCCGCATGGAGGACCAGCGCTGTCCCCTGGAGGAGGGCCAGGCGGGGGCCGCTGAGGCCACGGCTGCCCCCACCCTGGAGGAGAGGGTTG CCCAGCCCTCGATGACAGCCTCCCCCCAAACGGAGGAGTTCTTCGATCTCATCGCCAGCTCTCAGAGTCGCCGGCTGGATGATCAGCGGGCCAGTGTGGGCAGCCTGCCTGGGCTGCGCATAACCCACAACAACGTGGGGCACCTCCGTGGCGACGGAGACCCCCAGGAGCCGGGAGACGAGTTCTTCAACATGCTCATCAAGTACCAG TCCTCCAGGATCGATGACCAGCGCTGCCCGCCACCTGATGTGCTGCCCCGAGGTCCCACCATGCCAGACGAGGACTTCTTCAGCCTCATCCAGAGGGTCCAGGCCAAGCGGATGGACGAACAGCGCGTGGACCTCGCTGGGAGCCCAGAGCAGGAGCCCAGTGGGCCACCTGAGCCCCGGCAGCAGTGCCAACCTGGGGCCAGCTAA